The following are from one region of the Synergistaceae bacterium genome:
- a CDS encoding prepilin-type N-terminal cleavage/methylation domain-containing protein — protein sequence MKHKLRAFTLIELLIVIVIIGILAGAMILSSGAARDNVMATSIIAGMREMKAAALIYKSENGTWPVWIYSGGSYVNRDSGHETILPDRYLNRLPVDDGYWIGVMKHPAASSAAVVAADVSGLDSRIKEDIALKAADIAIYGTETIGMQAPDLSSLTKFKASDKGIIWIISK from the coding sequence AGAGCTCCTGATAGTCATTGTGATCATCGGGATACTGGCAGGAGCGATGATTCTCTCTTCGGGAGCGGCAAGAGATAATGTCATGGCGACAAGCATAATCGCCGGAATGAGAGAGATGAAGGCTGCGGCGCTCATATATAAATCGGAAAACGGCACATGGCCCGTCTGGATATATAGCGGAGGAAGTTATGTAAACAGAGACAGCGGACATGAGACGATCCTTCCTGACCGCTATCTGAACAGACTTCCTGTTGACGATGGATACTGGATAGGCGTGATGAAACATCCTGCTGCAAGTTCTGCAGCTGTTGTCGCGGCGGATGTAAGCGGCCTGGACAGCAGGATAAAAGAGGACATTGCCTTAAAAGCAGCAGATATTGCCATTTACGGCACAGAAACGATCGGGATGCAGGCTCCGGACCTTTCCTCCCTGACAAAATTCAAAGCATCAGATAAAGGGATT